In a single window of the Canis lupus familiaris isolate Mischka breed German Shepherd chromosome 2, alternate assembly UU_Cfam_GSD_1.0, whole genome shotgun sequence genome:
- the GAPT gene encoding protein GAPT, with protein sequence MADRSTISFLSCLLCHYLPLISASLCDSLKESGVESIKVPPDTVQLSINGCNVEKIAYNEKDLPRLSVLNLSSNCIRTLPDNVLLPLKNKCLKELPRLLLNYTLQGITLVCACEFIEGSAIRLNNTACVEMLKSCGNTSVTTSIGICLLFLLLICGIGCIWRWKHRDLVQFTLPRFLQRRSSRKKNYTKTLSSPLAVSSRHKISVQTQDYKSSGRGTNSHDNYENVESGAPKAKEETNNELYENTRPTSFEEHIYGNEMLFQYCNFQKPSTPEVPQDEDIYILPDS encoded by the coding sequence ATGGCAGATCGTTCAACCATCTCTTTCTTGAGTTGTCTGCTCTGCCATTATCTTCCACTCATTTCTGCTTCATTGTGTGATTCACTGAAAGAAAGTGGAGTAGAATCAATTAAAGTCCCCCCTGACACGGTGCAATTATCCATTAACGGTTGTAATGTGGAAAAGATCGCATACAATGAGAAGGATCTTCCAAGGCTAAGTGTACTCAATCTCTCCTCTAATTGTATCAGGACTTTGCCAGATAATGTTCTTTTAcctctgaaaaataaatgcctaaaagagcttccaagattaCTTTTAAACTATACCCTGCAAGGAATTACATTGGTCTGCGCCTGTGAATTCATTGAGGGCTCTGCCATACGGCTGAACAACACTGCCTGTGTAGAAATGTTGAAAAGCTGTGGAAACACATCAGTGACCACTTCTATAGGAAtttgccttcttttccttttgttgatttgTGGAATTGGGTGTATTTGGCGCTGGAAGCACCGTGACCTGGTGCAATTTACCTTACCAAGGTTCTTGCaaaggaggagcagcaggaaaaaaaactatactaAAACACTCTCAAGTCCCCTTGCTGTCAGCTCAAGACATAAAATCTCAGTTCAGACCCAAGACTACAAATCTTCTGGGAGAGGGACTAACTCACATGACAACTATGAGAATGTGGAAAGTGGTGCTCCCAAAGCTAAGGAAGAAACCAATAACGAACTATATGAGAACACTCGGCCGACCAGTTTCGAGGAGCACATCTATGGAAATGAGATGCTGTTTCAATATTGTAACTTCCAGAAGCCTAGTACTCCCGAAGTCCCTCAAGATGAAGACATATATATTCTTCCAGATTCATAA